Part of the Bacillus sp. N1-1 genome, ACTAAGCTGTTTATTAACAAGCTGTTCTAGAATGCTTCTAGTAACCGTAGAAAAATTCATCGTTCTTGGAATTTCAAGGAGCGGTAACCCCGTTCGGTTTGCGGCTTCAATCATCGCTAAAGGAACAACATCCAGGTAAAATCCCGTGTGAATCGCAACCGCGGAAAGCTGCCGATTTGAAAGTGCGTGGATGAGCATTGAGTAAGAGTCGGATTTTTCATGCCAACCGTATGCCGTAGTAATTAAGAATTCACCTTCATGAAGACGTGTAACGTCCTCCATAACTTCCACAATCGTTAACCACTTAATATCTCGATCGATTCCTTGTTTTCCAGCAATTAATTTGATTTCCCTCATTTCGGATAGTTGTAATGCCTCTCTAACGGATAGTCCCATCGATGTGTCCCCCAATCCTCTTATCCAAATCGTACAACAAAGTCTAAATTTTTTGTAGATGGTGTGGAATAGAATTTTCTCGCTTTCCCACATAGTCTAGAGATATAGACAAAAAAAGTGAGGTGACCAATCCGAAATGACGAAAAGAACCCACTTGATCAAACCTTTGCTTGGGATGGATTATGCTGTTATTTCTCACGGAAAAGGAATTTATTTATACGATGAAGAAGGTCATGCCTTTATTGATGGATGCTCAGGGGCTGTCACTGCGAACATTGGGCATGCCGTTCCAGAAATTAAAGAAGCGATGGTGGCGCAGGCAGATCAGGTATCATTTGTGTATCGATCGCAGTTTACAAGCACTTCAGCTGAGCAACTCGCAGAACGTCTTTGTCAGTCTGCACCGGGTGACCTTGACTGGGTGTTTTTTGTGAACAGTGGATCTGAAGCGATGGAAACGGCTTTAAAAATAGCTGTGCAGTACTGGCAGGAATTGGGTCGTCCAACGAAGAACAGAATCATATCACGGTGGATGAGCTACCATGGAATTACAATGGGAGCGCTATCGATGTCAGGTCATGTGATTCGTAGAAGTCGGTTTAATGCGATGCTTGAACACTATCCAGCGCTATCGCCTCCTTATTGTTACCGATGCTCTTTCCATGATCATTGCCCAAATTGCTCGAAACAATATGCATTGGAATTTGAACAAACCATTCAACGGCTAGGTGCCGAAACGATCGCAGCCTTTGTTTGTGAGCCTGTGATTGGTGCAGCTGGAGGAGCTGTGGTACCACCTGATCGTTATTTTCATGAAATGAAAGCCGTTTGTGAGCGCTATGACATTCTCTTTATCGCGGATGAAGTTATGACAGGTATAGGTCGAACAGGGAAGATGTATGCAATGGAACACTGGGGAGTTGCCCCAGATATTTTAGCGCTCGGTAAAGGAATGAGTGCCGGTTACACACCGATGGCCGCAACGCTAGTATCGGATCGAATTATTCAAGTCATTGAACGAGGATCAAAGGTCGTCTTAAGTGGGCATACGTTTAGTGCAAACCCATTATCATCCGCTATTTGTCTTGCTGTTCTCGACTATATCGATAAAAACGATGTTGTTCAAAATGCTTCCAAAAGTGGGGCTTTTCTTATAACAGGATTAAAAGAGTTACAAGCACAATATCCCATTATCGGAGATGTGAGAGGGCTTGGCTTACTAACGGCCATTGAATTTGTTCAAGATCAAGTGACAAAAGAGCCGTTTTCGCTTCAACATGAAATAACGAATCGTTTTATTCGGAAATGTTATGAAGCTGGTCTTCTAGTATATACAGCTGCGGGTGGCTTAAACGGGACAGCTGGTGACGCTGTCATTGTGGCGCCTCCGCTTGTGATTAAAGAACATGAAGTTCACCTTCTCCTATCCAAGCTGAACGTAGGATTAATTGAATTGGAGAAGGAACTTGAAGCAGAAGGACTCTACCAAAAGCGCTCGATAAGCTGATGATCGGAGGAAACTCAATATGCGAAGTAAGACATGCGATTTGTCTGAACTAGATATTTTGAAAGATAACATGACCATCATGTGCGGTGGTTTTGGGGGAGTCGGTTCACCGCCATCGCTTATTGAATGGATACTAGATTCCGGCATTAAAAACATCACCCTGATTTGTAACGATGCTGGATTCCCTTGGATAGGACCGGGCAAGCTTGTAACAGAAAAAAGGGTTTCAACACTCATTGCCTCGCATATTGGATCTAATCCTGAAGCGGGGAAGCAAATGCATCGAGGAGAACTCAATGTTCAATTTTATCCCCAGGGTACGCTTGCAGAGAAAATTCGCGCAGGTGGAATGGGACTTGGTGGGATATTAGTCGATGTAGGGCTTGGAACATCCGTTGAAGAGGGAAAAGAAAAGACATTTGTCCAGGGGAAGGAATATATGATTGACCCTGCTTTAACGGCAGATCTATCGATTGTTGCCTGTAAGCAAGCTGATTTATACGGGAACTTGCTTTATGATCAAAGCGCACGGAATACGAATCCGCTTGTGGCACAGGCTGGTGATCTAACGATAGCGGAAGCGTCTGAAATCGTCCAAATAGGTGAGCTTGATCCTGAACAAATTGTGACGCAAGGTGTTTTCGTTGATTATGTGATCAAAAGCAAAGGGGTTGATTGGAAATGGGTATGGGAGCTGAAACGAGAAGGTTAATCGCTCAAAGAGCTGCACGCGAAGTAACATATGGCATGATGGTTAACCTTGGGATCGGTATTCCTACTTTAGTTGCCGACTATATTCCAGCTTCCATGGACGTTATGCTTCATACGGAGAACGGCATTCTTGGCATGGGAGGTAGCCCGGAGCCTGGTCATGAGGACGGCAACCTTTCAAACGCCGGGGGTTATCCTGTCACGATTCAACCCGGTGCTTCTTTTTTTGATAGTGCAGAAGCATTTGGGATGGTAAGAAGGGGATATCTCGATTTAACGATTCTCGGTGCTCTTGAGGTAAGTGGCAAAGGAGACATTGCCAATTGGATTGTTCCGGGAAAAAGGGTTCCGGGTATGGGGGGAGCGATTGATCTTGCCCAAAAAGCTAAGAAAGTAATTGTTTTAATGAGCCATACAACAAAGGAAGGCAATCCTAAAATCGTACAAGAATGCTCCTTACCTTTAACGGTTAAAGAGGGTGCCGATATGATTATGACTGAGCGAGCAGTGATGAAGGTGGAGGAGGGTAAACTTTATCTGTTAGAAGTGATGCCAGGCTACTCCTTGACCGATGTGTTAAACGCTACAGAAGCGCACGTAAATGTTGATCATGTAAGGGGGGAAACGTATTGAAGAGTAAAATCAAAAGTTGGATGGACGATCATCAAAATAGCGGCATAAACCTGCTTCAACGATTTGTGCAGTGTGATAGTGTACAGGGGAATGAAGCAGAAGTGCAGCGCCTTGTGGAAGCTGAACTCGAACAATTAGAAATGAAAGTCGATCGCTTCTTTCCAGGACCTGAGACGATCAATCATCCTGCCTTTTGTGCAAACCGTACTGATTTTTCGCAAAGTCCTAATATCATCGGCGTTTGGAGCGGCAGTGGTGGTGGTCGATCCCTCCTATTAAATGGCCACATTGACGTAGTACCACCGGGGAGTAGGAGCGATTGGGAAGAGGATCCCTATAGTGGCTTAGTGAAGGATGGTCGGATATTTGGAAGAGGCGCCACGGATATGAAAGGCGGAAATACATCTATGCTTCTTGCCTTAAAATGCATAAAAGAATTAGGAATTGTATTAAAAGGCGATGTTATTTTTGAAAGCGTTGTTGAAGAAGAAAGTGGTGGAACAGGTACGCTTGCGGCGATTGAGCGCGGATATCAAGCGGATGCGGCGCTTATTCCTGAGCCTACTAAAATGAAAATTTTTCCGAAGCAACAGGGGTCAATGTGGTTTCGCTTAAACGTAAGCGGTCGAGGCGCGCACGGGGGAACTCGGTATGAAGGGGTTTCAGCGATTGAGAAAACGATGTTAGTCCTTACAGCAATACAGAAGCTCGAGCAAAAACGAAATGACGCGATTACGGACCCCCTTTATCAAAATATACCAATCCCTGTTCCGATTAATATCGGAAAAATTTCTGGTGGGGACTGGCCATCTTCAGTGCCTGATCAGGTAGTTGTCGAAGGGAGAATGGGGGTTATTCCTGGTGAAGAGCTAGATCATGCAAAAGAAGAAATGACGCGTGCGTTAAGGGAAGTGGACGACGCCTGGTTATCGGAAAACCCAGTAGGGATCGAATGGTTTGGAGCGAGATGGCTTCCTGGTGAAGTAGATGAAGATCATCCTCTCGTTACGATTATTCGTCGTAGATACAAGGAGATAACAGGAGAAGAAGTGGTTGTTGAAGCATCTCCTTGGGGGACGGATGGAGGCTTATTACAAGAAGTAGGACAGACGCCTTCCATTGTGTTTGGTCCTGGCGAGACGGCTGTTGCTCATTTTCCTAATGAATACATTGAGATTGAGAAGATGATGCTAGCGGCAGAACTTTATGTTCATATTATAATGGAATGGTGCGGGTTTAACGATTAAGAGCGGCGGCGCTCTTTTTTTTCTTTTTTGGAGGAGTTCCTTCTGAGAAAGAAGAAATACTGTTTAGGAAGCGGGGAGGGATTGCGAGTGAATCAAAAACAATTAGAAGCAGTGGAACAAGTGTATCGTGATGTGGACTATACGTTTACTTGTACGCTTGATCGCTTTAATGAGCGAATTCGTGTGGATCATTATGATGGTAATCTTCGTTCCATTGCCGCTCACATTCAGAGTATCTTCACGAATGAGTATACAAAATGTATCGTGAAAGGAAAGAGTGAACACGTTCCGTTCTTTCTTTCCGAATGCTACACGTATGAAGGCGTCATTCAATCCTATTATTCAGGCAGTGATGCTCATTTAATGACGTTATATAACGGAGCCTGGCGTCGTAATAGCCAAACGTGGTTGGAAGAGGATCAGCTACTAGCTTCTGTTCGTCGGAAGCTAGTCTCTCCACTTAAGGAAAAGCCACTCATGCGAAAAGGGACGGAAGCAGATGCAGAGAAACTTGCTGCTCTCTATCAAAAGGTGTTTGCCGTTTACCCAACCCCAATGGATAATCCAAACTATATTAAGAAAGTGATGAGAAGTGATACAATTTTCTTTCTGATTGAAGAGAATGACCGGATTGTGAGTGCTGCTTCAGCAGAAGTGAACCGCACCTATAAAAACGCGGAAATGACGGATTGTGCCACTCTCCCAAAATACAGAAAGGGAGGTACGATGCGTCACTTAATTATGGCGTTAGAACAAGAACTGCTTCGAGAAAATATTTATTACGCATACTCGATCGCGAGAAGCCGATCGTATGGAATGAACGCTGTTTTACATCAGCTTGATTATAAATACGGAGGAAGGCTTGTCAATAATGTGAAAATTTTTCAAGATTGGGAGAATATGAATCTTTGGAGTAAGCTTCTTATTAAAAGTGCTGAATAATGGGCACTAATAGATGGATTTCTGGCATAAAGGAGGACGTCTATGAGGAATACGTTAACTGAAGGCATGTTTGAAGCCATTTTAGAAAGTATTGATGAGGGCATTCACGTTGTAGATAATCAAGGCGTCACGATTTACTACAATGAAATTGCCGCAAAACACGATGGATTACTAGTAGAAGATGTGTTAGGAAAGCATTATTTAGAAGCGTTTCCTTCTCTTTCAAAAGAAACGAGTACGCTCTCACACGTTCTGATGACGAGAAAAGCGATTTTTAATAAAGATCAAACGTATCGAAATATGAAAGGGAAACTTATCTCAACAATAAATACAACGTTGCCTATTGTCGTTAAAGGCCATCTAGAAGGTGCTGTAGAGATTGCTCGTGACATTTCTCGTATTAAAACGCTATCGGCCAAGGTAATGGAGTTACAATCAAAAATGAACAAGAAAACAGCAAAAGAATTTGATGATGGGACCAGCTATACGTTCGATCATATTCGAACAAATGATCCAGTGTTTATGCAAGTGAAGGAGCGGGCAATGAAAGCTTCAGCTCTAAACTCTCCTATTCTTGTTTATGGTGAAACAGGTACTGGAAAAGAGCTAATTGTGCAGTCAATTCACAATGCTTCTAAACGACCAGGACCATTTATCGCTCAAAACTGTGCCGCCTTACCCGCATCGATTCTCGAGTCAATTCTCTTTGGAACGGCAAAAGGAAGCTTTACTGGTGCGGAGGAAAGAGAAGGTTTATTTGAGCTTGCGAATGGTGGAACGCTTTTTCTTGATGAAATTAATTCGATGCCAATTGATGTTCAAGCAAAGCTACTTCGCGTATTAGAAGATGGGGTGATCCGACGAGTAGGCGCAGGCAAAACAAGAAAAGTGGATGTACGTATCATTGCAGCGATCAATGAAGAACCGGAATTAGCGCTTGAAGACAGGCGCTTACGTGTTGATTTGTTTTATCGTCTAAATGTTATTTACCTTCGAATACCTCCGCTTCGTGAGCGCCGTGGAGACATTCCTGATTTAATTGCTCATTTTATCGAAAAGTATAATACGAAGTTCCAGAAGCACATTGTTTCCATTGATGAGAAAGCAGAGTTCCGATTGTATCATCGAAGTTGGCAGGGAAACGTACGAGAGCTAGAGCATGTAATTCAATCAGCGATGAATTTTGCAGAAGGCGACGTATTAGTTGAAAAGGATTTTCCGATGTTACTTTCAGAACCGATGCGAGAAATGGGGCAGTCGCTTCCAGAAATCTTACTTAAGACTGAGGCAGATCTTATCCAGCGGGCGATGAAAAATTGTCTTGGCAATGTGAAAAAAGCAGCAGAGCAGCTTGGCATTCCTAGACAAACGCTCCAATATAAACTTTCCAAACATCAAAGTCAGAGTGCCGAATAATGAGCACCTCTGACTTTTTTTATTGCATGTTATACTCCTCATGCGTGGTACTCTGCTCTCTTGAAAGAAATAATGGAGCTGGCACACTACTTGCATAGTATAGAAGTAGATTACATGAAGGGGGAATGTATGATGCTAATGCAACTTTATAAGCCTGGTCGTCATTGGAAAGACATTGAACTGTGGAAGGATGTAACCGATGATCAATGGAATGATTGGATCTGGCAGCTTACGAATACGATTCGAACGCTAGATGATTTAAAGAAAGTCGTTAATTTAACACCGGACGAAGAAGAAGGTGTCAAGATTGCGACAAAAACCATCCCATTAAACATAACACCTTACTATGCTTCATTAATGAATCCTGATGATCCTCGTTGTCCGGTACGCATGCAGTCAGTGCCAATTTCTCAAGAGATGTATAAAACGAGGTATGACCTTGAAGACCCTCTTCATGAAGATGAAGACTCGCCTGTTCCAGGATTAACGCATCGTTACCCGGATCGCGTTCTTTTTCTAGTAACAAATCAGTGTTCTATGTACTGTCGTTATTGTACGAGAAGGCGCTTTTCTGGGCAAATTGGAATGGGCGTTCCAAAAAAACAGCTGGATGAAGCGATCCAGTACATTTCGAATACGCCTGAAGTGAGGGATGTTCTCATTTCTGGCGGAGATGGGTTATTGATTAATGATAAAATTCTTGAGTACGTTTTGAAAAATTTACGAGCAATTCCACACGTTGAAATTATTCGAATCGGAACGAGAGCGCCTGTCGTCTTTCCACAGCGGATAACGGAAGATTTATGTAATATTCTTAAAAAGTATCATCCTGTTTGGTTAAATACCCACTTTAATACAAGTATTGAAATTACCGAGGAATCCAAAAAAGCATGTGAAATGTTGGCAGATGCGGGTGTTCCAGTCGGAAATCAAGCAGTTATTCTTGCGGGTATTAATGATAGCGTCCCAATCATGAAGAAGCTGATGCACGATCTCGTGAAAATAAGAGTAAGGCCTTACTATATTTATCAATGTGACTTATCAGAAGGAATCGGCCATTTCCGTGCTCCAGTTTCCAAGGGATTGGAAATTATTGAAGGATTGCGAGGACATACGTCAGGTTATGCCGTGCCTACCTTTGTCGTAGATGCACCTGGTGGTGGTGGGAAGATCGCTCTACAGCCGAATTACATGATTTCCCAAAGTGCAGATAAAGTTATTTTACGAAACTTTGAGGGAGTTATTACCTCTTATCCAGAGCCTGAAAATTATACGCCAGGCACAGCCGATACGTATTTTAATCAGGTTTATGAAATGAAGAAAAAACCGGCTATTGGGATCCATTCCTTGATGACGGATGAACGATTTAATCTTGTTCCAGAGGGGATACAGCGGTTTGATCGAAGGTCGAAGTATGAACAAGATGCGGCGCACAGCTCATTAAAAGATAAACGTGATAAGCGAGACTTAATGAAGGAAAAGAAGTTTAATGCAGAGCAGCAGAAATACAAAGGCAGTGAGGAAGGAGAAGAAAGCGTATGATCTGTAAATGGTGCGAGCAACAGGGCGCATTTGAAACGCTTGATAAAGGGTATTGGGAGCTCCCAGACGGATCTAGAGCTGTAGAAATAAGTGATTTGCCGTCAATTCAATGTAGTGACTGCGGAATGTGTTACCAAACGGACGAATTAGTTGGTGATGTGGAGGAACAGCTTATGCTAATTGATACGTCGAAATTACCTCCTTCTTTTTCCTACAAAGAATTAATGAGTCAGGAGCGACTTTTAAAGAAAAACTATTTTGACATTAATCGCTATCCGCTTTAAAAAGGACTTTCAAAGACTAAAATATGAAATAAAAAAAGTTATATCGGAATATTCTGAAAAATATTGATATTTTGACGATTCCCTCGTATAATAGAAAAAAGAGCTTCAGAGGGGGGAGAGCTAGCATGAACAATCATCATAAGTCGTATAAAGACAATATGAAACAACGTGCTATGAAAAAGAAACAAGAACAGGAAACGTTTGAGTTGGAATTGTACGCCCAATTAATCCTTGATGAAGCCGTCTTTACTTTCCAGGAAGAACGTTATCAACAAACCATTGATCAAGCTCTAGACCGACGAGACGAGAAGGCATTTGAAGAAGCGTCAAGACAGTATGTTGCGTTTCTCCGTTCTTACAAACAGGAGCTTCATTTCGACTGAATAGAATGAGACCTAACTGACACAAACTAGAGAAGAAGTACTTTCTAAAGGAGTGTCACGATGGGCAGACAGAAAAAAGGAAATCCAAATGCACAGCGTAATAATAACGCAAAACAGCAAAAAGCGAAACAAATGCCTTCCTATGCAGAGATGGAAGCAGAAAAGCTAAAAAATCCGCAGTAATGAAAGAAGCCTTCAATTCATTTTGGAGGCTTCTTTTTTTGCGCTCAAAACGCACTTTCGAAATCTATGTTACCATTACAAAAGAAAATAGGTTTTTTGAGCGAAAGGAAGATCAGAAACATGGGAAGACTAATCTTAATTGATGGGTTTAATTTATTAAGTAGGGGTTATTTTGCAACCGCATATGGAAAGTCAGAAGAGCAGCTTTCAAAAACTTCTGAAGGACTTTTCACAAATGCTTTAAGAGTTAAGCTACAAAAAATAATGTCTCTTATCAATGATTATGAACCAACGCATTTTGTTGTTACATGGGACGTAAAACGAAATGAAGTAAAGCGTAAAGCGCTATATGAAGACTATAAAGGTACAAGAGATGATCTGCCAGCTCCTCTTATTCAGCAATATGAAACAGCCGTGAATTTGTTTAATGCAACAGGAATTCCCCAGATGAGTGTAGAAGGATTTGAAGCGGACGATGTTATCGGCACACTTTCAGATAGGTGGACAAAAGAAGGGCATGGTGATTGTTACATCTACAGTAACGATAAGGACTTACTTCAGCTTTTAAATCCTGCCGTCTCACAAATCATCGCGGTTCGAAAAGAAGGCGACCGGGTATATACAGAAGAGCATTTTAAAACAGAGTATGGCATTACTCCTAATCAGTGGATTGATGTGAAAGCTCTCTTAGGTGATAAGAGTGATAATATCCCAGGTGTTGCTGGTGTAGGAGACAAAGCAGCTTTACCACTTATTCAGCACTATGGATCGGTTCAAGGTTTGTATGAAAGTATTGGTGTACTAGACAGTAAATATAATCGTTATCGAAAAAAACTGACTGAGGGTGAGGAACTGGCGAAATTAAGTTTAGAGCTCGTTACAATAGAGCGCGCCATTCCTGAACTTGATCTTTATTCTTTTGCGGAGTGCAAGTTAGATCTTGATGTTAACCAAATGAAATCCGAGCTCGATAAGCTAGGGTTACGCATCCGTATGTAAAGAATAAGAACATTAAAACAGCGCCTTTGCATGAAAAGGCGCTCGTTTTGTTCGGTTGAAAGACTATTGTTCTTTCTGTTCATTTTGTTGAATTGCTTTTCGAGCGAGTTCGTCTGCCATTTTATTTTTCGAACTAGGAATCCACTTAATAAAACAGAGGTCAAACTGATCCACTAATTCAAGGCATCGAGTTAAATATGGCAGATACACTTTATTTTTTACGTACCTTCCATCTACGGCGCTGCTGACGAGCTGTGAGTCTGTTCGAATGGATAGTGTACGGTACTGGTTCTCTTTGCAGATTGAGAGCGCGTGAATTAATGCTTCAAATTCTGCTTCATGGTTTGAGAGCGTGCCAAGCGGAAGAGCGGATCGAATGACGCTCCCTTCAGCTTTAATAAAAACACCGGCACCGGAAGGACCTGGATTGCCTGCGCTTGCTCCGTCTACATATACTTCAATCATATGGTGCTCCTCTCTGTGGACTGGTCTTGGTGTATTTTATCATAATCATGTTCGTAGAGAGAAGACATACATTTAAGATAAAAGGAGAAAGCTGTATAGAAGGGACTGTGTGTAGGAGTGAAAAGTATGAAGAAAAAAGAAGTGATGATGGAAGTTGGATTAATCCTTGATACATATTGTCAGGATTGCTTATTAAAAAGAGTCAACCAGCATGATTACGGTAAGTGTCACGCCCAGCGATTTTGCATTACCGAATGCACGGTTGGAGATGAATTAAAACAATTAGGCAAACATTTGACATAAGGAGGACCAACGATGGATGTAATTGTAAAATGGAAATACAAAACGCCTAGAGGCATTTCCTCCTGGATGACGTCTGATGAAATGCCGTTTAATGAAGCGATGCTAATGGCGCGGGATATTGCTAAAACGGGTCGCTCCATTGATTTATACTTTTTAGATAACAGAGGTACAAAATGGTCTGTGAAAGAATTGGAAACATATATGACCAAAAAACAAGAACGCCCTGCTTCCATCGAAATTATTTTTGATGGTAGCTTTGATAAACAGACAAAGAAGGCTGGTTGTGGCGCAGTCATTTATTATTATGAGGGAAGAAAACGAAAGCGGATTCGTATCAATAAAGCGCTGGACTATCTTGAGAACAATAATGAAGCCGAATATGCAGCTTTATGGCTAGGTCTTCAGGAAATTAAAACGATTGATGTAGAAGATACGGAAATTCTGATTAAAGGGGATTCTCAAGTTGTCATCAACCAACTTGCAGGCGAGTGGGCTGTATATGAACCGCTCTTCACGAGATGGATGGATCGAATTGAAGATACGCTCCAACAACTTAGACTGCAACCGGTGTACAAGCATATTTCTCGGGATGAAAATAAAGAAGCTCATCGCTTAGCGAAGCAAGCGTTGAATGGAACAGAAATTAGTAGTTCAATTGAGCTGGATAACGAATAAGAGAAGCAGCAATTAGGCTGCTTCTCTTATTCGTTCGCTTCTCTTAATTGGGTTTCGCATTTTTCAATTAATTCACTTGAGAATTCATAAAATTGTTCATTAGTACCGGACTTATGTGAAAGTGCCTGTTGAAACTGCTCTTTGGCCTGGTTAATGGCGTCTTGAGCAGCTTTCAATTGATTCCCATTCATACTTTTTGTGGCCTGGCCAACCAGATGCTGTGCTGATTTAATGGACATTTCAATTTGTTGTAAATCAGAATATGGTTCTGACATGTAATCCCACCTTTATCAATCATTCAAGCATAGTATGGCCACAACTAAAGGGAATTAACCGAAAAAGACGCAAAAAAAGGAACTGATGCAGGCATCAGTTCCTTTTGGGTTTATAATTAAAGTTTGTTTACGTTAGCAGCTTGAGGTCCGCGGTTTCCTTCAACGATTTCGAAAGAAACTTCTTGGCCTTCTTCTAGTGTTTTGAAACCTTCGTCATTGATTGCTGAGAAGTGTACGAATACATCGTCAGCTCCTTCGATTTCGATGAAACCGAATCCTTTTTCTGCATTAAACCATTTTACTTTACCGTTTTGCATGTTTGTTCCTCCTAAAAGCTTAGCACAATCCTTGTGCACTTTAAATTTCAACCATTCATCGGATGTTGAATAAGAGATATTCGACGTGTACGAGAAGTGCACAAAAAATCGAATTCAAATTCTCAATCAAAT contains:
- a CDS encoding aspartate aminotransferase family protein, with amino-acid sequence MTKRTHLIKPLLGMDYAVISHGKGIYLYDEEGHAFIDGCSGAVTANIGHAVPEIKEAMVAQADQVSFVYRSQFTSTSAEQLAERLCQSAPGDLDWVFFVNSGSEAMETALKIAVQYWQELGRPTKNRIISRWMSYHGITMGALSMSGHVIRRSRFNAMLEHYPALSPPYCYRCSFHDHCPNCSKQYALEFEQTIQRLGAETIAAFVCEPVIGAAGGAVVPPDRYFHEMKAVCERYDILFIADEVMTGIGRTGKMYAMEHWGVAPDILALGKGMSAGYTPMAATLVSDRIIQVIERGSKVVLSGHTFSANPLSSAICLAVLDYIDKNDVVQNASKSGAFLITGLKELQAQYPIIGDVRGLGLLTAIEFVQDQVTKEPFSLQHEITNRFIRKCYEAGLLVYTAAGGLNGTAGDAVIVAPPLVIKEHEVHLLLSKLNVGLIELEKELEAEGLYQKRSIS
- the ablA gene encoding lysine 2,3-aminomutase — encoded protein: MLMQLYKPGRHWKDIELWKDVTDDQWNDWIWQLTNTIRTLDDLKKVVNLTPDEEEGVKIATKTIPLNITPYYASLMNPDDPRCPVRMQSVPISQEMYKTRYDLEDPLHEDEDSPVPGLTHRYPDRVLFLVTNQCSMYCRYCTRRRFSGQIGMGVPKKQLDEAIQYISNTPEVRDVLISGGDGLLINDKILEYVLKNLRAIPHVEIIRIGTRAPVVFPQRITEDLCNILKKYHPVWLNTHFNTSIEITEESKKACEMLADAGVPVGNQAVILAGINDSVPIMKKLMHDLVKIRVRPYYIYQCDLSEGIGHFRAPVSKGLEIIEGLRGHTSGYAVPTFVVDAPGGGGKIALQPNYMISQSADKVILRNFEGVITSYPEPENYTPGTADTYFNQVYEMKKKPAIGIHSLMTDERFNLVPEGIQRFDRRSKYEQDAAHSSLKDKRDKRDLMKEKKFNAEQQKYKGSEEGEESV
- a CDS encoding peptidase; translation: MDDHQNSGINLLQRFVQCDSVQGNEAEVQRLVEAELEQLEMKVDRFFPGPETINHPAFCANRTDFSQSPNIIGVWSGSGGGRSLLLNGHIDVVPPGSRSDWEEDPYSGLVKDGRIFGRGATDMKGGNTSMLLALKCIKELGIVLKGDVIFESVVEEESGGTGTLAAIERGYQADAALIPEPTKMKIFPKQQGSMWFRLNVSGRGAHGGTRYEGVSAIEKTMLVLTAIQKLEQKRNDAITDPLYQNIPIPVPINIGKISGGDWPSSVPDQVVVEGRMGVIPGEELDHAKEEMTRALREVDDAWLSENPVGIEWFGARWLPGEVDEDHPLVTIIRRRYKEITGEEVVVEASPWGTDGGLLQEVGQTPSIVFGPGETAVAHFPNEYIEIEKMMLAAELYVHIIMEWCGFND
- a CDS encoding IDEAL domain-containing protein yields the protein MNNHHKSYKDNMKQRAMKKKQEQETFELELYAQLILDEAVFTFQEERYQQTIDQALDRRDEKAFEEASRQYVAFLRSYKQELHFD
- a CDS encoding 3-oxoacid CoA-transferase subunit B; translated protein: MGMGAETRRLIAQRAAREVTYGMMVNLGIGIPTLVADYIPASMDVMLHTENGILGMGGSPEPGHEDGNLSNAGGYPVTIQPGASFFDSAEAFGMVRRGYLDLTILGALEVSGKGDIANWIVPGKRVPGMGGAIDLAQKAKKVIVLMSHTTKEGNPKIVQECSLPLTVKEGADMIMTERAVMKVEEGKLYLLEVMPGYSLTDVLNATEAHVNVDHVRGETY
- a CDS encoding sigma 54-interacting transcriptional regulator is translated as MRNTLTEGMFEAILESIDEGIHVVDNQGVTIYYNEIAAKHDGLLVEDVLGKHYLEAFPSLSKETSTLSHVLMTRKAIFNKDQTYRNMKGKLISTINTTLPIVVKGHLEGAVEIARDISRIKTLSAKVMELQSKMNKKTAKEFDDGTSYTFDHIRTNDPVFMQVKERAMKASALNSPILVYGETGTGKELIVQSIHNASKRPGPFIAQNCAALPASILESILFGTAKGSFTGAEEREGLFELANGGTLFLDEINSMPIDVQAKLLRVLEDGVIRRVGAGKTRKVDVRIIAAINEEPELALEDRRLRVDLFYRLNVIYLRIPPLRERRGDIPDLIAHFIEKYNTKFQKHIVSIDEKAEFRLYHRSWQGNVRELEHVIQSAMNFAEGDVLVEKDFPMLLSEPMREMGQSLPEILLKTEADLIQRAMKNCLGNVKKAAEQLGIPRQTLQYKLSKHQSQSAE
- a CDS encoding YokU family protein, with protein sequence MICKWCEQQGAFETLDKGYWELPDGSRAVEISDLPSIQCSDCGMCYQTDELVGDVEEQLMLIDTSKLPPSFSYKELMSQERLLKKNYFDINRYPL
- the ablB gene encoding putative beta-lysine N-acetyltransferase, whose protein sequence is MNQKQLEAVEQVYRDVDYTFTCTLDRFNERIRVDHYDGNLRSIAAHIQSIFTNEYTKCIVKGKSEHVPFFLSECYTYEGVIQSYYSGSDAHLMTLYNGAWRRNSQTWLEEDQLLASVRRKLVSPLKEKPLMRKGTEADAEKLAALYQKVFAVYPTPMDNPNYIKKVMRSDTIFFLIEENDRIVSAASAEVNRTYKNAEMTDCATLPKYRKGGTMRHLIMALEQELLRENIYYAYSIARSRSYGMNAVLHQLDYKYGGRLVNNVKIFQDWENMNLWSKLLIKSAE
- a CDS encoding 5'-3' exonuclease H3TH domain-containing protein — its product is MGRLILIDGFNLLSRGYFATAYGKSEEQLSKTSEGLFTNALRVKLQKIMSLINDYEPTHFVVTWDVKRNEVKRKALYEDYKGTRDDLPAPLIQQYETAVNLFNATGIPQMSVEGFEADDVIGTLSDRWTKEGHGDCYIYSNDKDLLQLLNPAVSQIIAVRKEGDRVYTEEHFKTEYGITPNQWIDVKALLGDKSDNIPGVAGVGDKAALPLIQHYGSVQGLYESIGVLDSKYNRYRKKLTEGEELAKLSLELVTIERAIPELDLYSFAECKLDLDVNQMKSELDKLGLRIRM
- a CDS encoding CoA transferase subunit A, whose amino-acid sequence is MRSKTCDLSELDILKDNMTIMCGGFGGVGSPPSLIEWILDSGIKNITLICNDAGFPWIGPGKLVTEKRVSTLIASHIGSNPEAGKQMHRGELNVQFYPQGTLAEKIRAGGMGLGGILVDVGLGTSVEEGKEKTFVQGKEYMIDPALTADLSIVACKQADLYGNLLYDQSARNTNPLVAQAGDLTIAEASEIVQIGELDPEQIVTQGVFVDYVIKSKGVDWKWVWELKREG